The following are from one region of the bacterium genome:
- a CDS encoding glycosyltransferase family 9 protein — translation MRTLVIHTAFPGDLILATPLLDRLRRDSDLEWLGLLTTPACAPLFKGDPRLDELLIYDKRGGDHGLGGFRRILARIRASQVDRVICPHRSLRSSALAWWSGAFERSGFDSAVGSLAFTQLIHDDRRLHETERNVALGGPMDSEIPTRPSLHQDVLEEACVRQLFEERGLVLPVALAPASLWATKRWPASHFGRLADMVMEATPADIILLGGPADHDCCEEVAAHVHSCRRGRVHNLAGVLSLRESYQALRLCRLAVVNDSAPLHLAQAAGVPTFALFGSTVPSFGFGPRGPHDRVFQLKLECIPCGIHGRRACPLGTLACLEELRPELVLEAVVEEFNRRRPGGEGAP, via the coding sequence ATGCGCACGCTCGTGATCCACACCGCCTTTCCCGGCGACCTCATTCTGGCCACGCCGCTGTTGGACCGTCTCCGGCGGGACTCGGACCTGGAGTGGCTTGGCCTCCTCACCACGCCGGCCTGCGCGCCCCTCTTCAAAGGGGATCCCCGACTGGACGAGCTGCTCATCTATGACAAAAGGGGGGGCGATCACGGCCTGGGTGGGTTCCGGCGCATCCTGGCGCGGATCCGGGCCAGCCAGGTGGACCGCGTCATCTGTCCGCACCGCAGCCTGCGCAGCAGCGCACTGGCCTGGTGGAGCGGCGCCTTTGAACGGTCCGGCTTTGACAGCGCCGTGGGCAGCCTGGCCTTCACCCAGCTCATCCATGACGACCGCCGTCTGCATGAGACGGAGCGCAACGTGGCCCTGGGCGGTCCGATGGACTCCGAGATCCCGACACGTCCCTCGCTTCATCAGGATGTGTTGGAAGAGGCCTGCGTCCGTCAGCTCTTCGAGGAGCGCGGCCTTGTCCTGCCCGTGGCCCTGGCGCCGGCCTCGCTCTGGGCCACCAAGCGCTGGCCCGCCTCCCATTTCGGGCGCCTGGCGGACATGGTGATGGAGGCCACCCCCGCCGACATCATCCTGCTGGGAGGGCCGGCCGATCATGACTGCTGCGAGGAGGTGGCCGCCCACGTCCATTCCTGCCGCCGCGGCCGAGTGCACAATCTGGCGGGCGTCCTGAGCCTGCGCGAGAGCTACCAGGCCCTGCGCCTCTGCCGCCTGGCCGTGGTCAACGACAGCGCCCCCCTGCATCTGGCCCAGGCCGCCGGCGTGCCCACCTTCGCCCTCTTCGGCTCCACCGTGCCCTCCTTCGGTTTCGGACCGCGCGGTCCCCATGACCGCGTCTTCCAACTGAAGCTGGAGTGCATCCCCTGCGGCATCCATGGCCGCCGCGCCTGTCCCCTGGGCACCCTGGCCTGCCTGGAGGAGCTGCGGCCCGAGCTTGTGCTGGAGGCGGTGGTCGAGGAATTCAACCGGCGCCGACCGGGGGGCGAGGGGGCGCCATGA
- a CDS encoding LysM peptidoglycan-binding domain-containing protein — MAVLLFSSCLKPAFHSLEGEPGPGQEALSSEDEQYILQGRYSRALALSQIGSDATALDSLRALFFDLRREDGRLDSLRWKLQLQVTREMVRLLERTGPDPKFEEGYSSLDFQLQYHSDSLRAFGPMARDALREMLGEQAADLEGDSLLAEVLESQDSFTIRHEPLPDIPDCDRPEVDGMVEYFVNGRGRNFYQIWLDRYPDVVPLILRILQEEGMPADLIYLAMIESGLKISATSRAKARGPWQFITGTAHLFDLRVDYWMDERLDLERSTRAACRFLRKLYARYDDWYLAMAAYNWGPGRIDRAVARGARDYWSIPKMPNETRNYVPTYLAARRVFQDLDDHGFSLAPLPAPPEIEPLPIKGSIPLARLSDLFAIDEEWMRQWNHHLVQGSTPPNGGHVYVPAEQAALCQDQLRELPESVYLKWVRHKVKRGESVSSVARHYGVSGEDLRRANNLSAKAKLKAGHTLQIPLESTGRGEGAIASSPREGGGERRAALTHRVRRGETLSGLAKHYGMSVGELAAANGLGSKARLRTGQSLRIPGRTPDTGGRAVAGEQAEARAASGERTVHQIQSGETLDQIARRHGLSVADLSAWNGLSTTVIHPGQQLRLTDPGASRQDREVGAAGSSSTSQVAARDARPERVHVVKAGETAGSIARHHGIRLNDLIKANQLGRKATIRVGQRLRIPVAAGGHGQASPSGQQVIHVVRSGESLWGLAKHYKVKVDDIRRWNNLRGSDIHAGSRLVIILSEEG; from the coding sequence TTGGCCGTCCTGCTGTTCAGTTCCTGCCTGAAGCCTGCCTTCCATTCTCTCGAGGGCGAACCCGGTCCTGGGCAGGAGGCCCTGTCCAGCGAAGATGAGCAATACATCCTGCAAGGCCGCTACTCCAGGGCCCTGGCCCTGTCCCAGATCGGGAGCGATGCAACGGCGCTTGACTCGCTGCGTGCCCTCTTCTTCGACCTGCGACGGGAGGATGGCCGACTGGACTCCCTGCGCTGGAAGCTCCAGCTCCAGGTGACGCGGGAGATGGTCCGCCTCCTGGAGCGGACGGGTCCGGACCCCAAGTTCGAAGAGGGCTACTCTTCGCTGGATTTCCAACTCCAGTACCACAGCGACAGCTTGCGCGCCTTCGGTCCGATGGCGAGGGATGCCTTGCGGGAGATGCTCGGAGAACAGGCGGCGGATCTGGAGGGGGATTCCCTGCTGGCCGAGGTGCTCGAAAGCCAGGATTCCTTCACCATCCGCCATGAGCCCCTGCCCGACATTCCGGACTGCGACCGCCCCGAAGTGGACGGCATGGTGGAGTACTTCGTCAATGGCCGCGGCCGCAACTTCTACCAGATCTGGCTGGATCGCTACCCCGACGTGGTGCCCCTCATTCTGCGCATCCTCCAGGAGGAGGGCATGCCCGCCGACCTCATCTATCTCGCCATGATCGAGTCCGGCCTCAAGATCAGCGCCACCAGCCGGGCCAAGGCGCGCGGCCCGTGGCAGTTCATCACGGGCACGGCCCACCTGTTCGATCTGCGGGTGGACTATTGGATGGACGAGCGGCTGGACCTGGAGCGCTCCACGCGCGCGGCCTGCCGCTTCCTGCGCAAGCTCTATGCACGATATGACGATTGGTACCTGGCGATGGCCGCCTACAACTGGGGACCCGGCCGCATCGACCGGGCCGTGGCGCGCGGCGCCCGTGACTACTGGAGCATTCCCAAGATGCCCAACGAGACGCGCAACTACGTGCCCACCTACTTGGCGGCCCGCCGGGTCTTCCAGGACCTGGACGATCATGGCTTCAGCCTGGCGCCGCTGCCCGCGCCTCCGGAGATCGAGCCCTTGCCGATCAAGGGCTCCATTCCCCTGGCCCGCCTCTCCGACCTCTTCGCCATAGATGAGGAATGGATGCGCCAGTGGAACCACCACCTGGTGCAGGGCAGCACGCCCCCCAACGGCGGGCATGTCTACGTGCCGGCGGAACAGGCCGCCCTCTGCCAGGACCAACTGCGGGAGCTGCCCGAGTCGGTCTATTTGAAATGGGTGCGGCACAAGGTGAAGCGTGGCGAGAGCGTGAGTTCCGTCGCCCGGCACTACGGGGTCAGCGGCGAGGATCTGCGCCGCGCCAACAACTTGAGCGCAAAAGCCAAGTTGAAGGCCGGGCACACCTTGCAAATCCCGCTGGAATCCACCGGCCGCGGAGAAGGGGCGATCGCGTCCTCGCCGCGGGAGGGCGGCGGGGAGCGGCGGGCCGCCCTCACCCACCGGGTGCGCAGGGGCGAGACGCTCAGCGGTTTGGCCAAACACTACGGCATGTCGGTGGGCGAACTGGCGGCGGCCAATGGACTGGGATCGAAGGCCAGGCTGAGGACGGGGCAATCCCTGCGCATTCCCGGCCGGACTCCGGACACGGGAGGCCGCGCCGTCGCGGGCGAGCAGGCTGAAGCGCGGGCCGCCTCCGGCGAGCGCACCGTGCATCAGATCCAGTCGGGGGAGACCCTGGACCAGATCGCTCGGCGGCATGGTCTCTCCGTGGCCGATCTTTCGGCCTGGAACGGGCTTTCAACCACGGTGATCCACCCCGGGCAGCAGCTGCGACTGACTGATCCCGGCGCATCCAGGCAGGACCGGGAGGTGGGCGCGGCCGGATCGTCTTCGACCAGCCAGGTGGCCGCCAGGGACGCGCGCCCCGAGCGCGTCCACGTGGTCAAGGCGGGCGAGACGGCGGGTTCCATCGCCCGGCACCATGGCATTCGGTTGAACGACCTGATCAAGGCCAACCAGCTGGGCCGGAAGGCCACCATCCGGGTCGGGCAGCGCTTGCGCATTCCCGTCGCCGCCGGCGGCCACGGGCAGGCAAGCCCATCTGGACAACAGGTCATCCATGTGGTCAGGTCGGGAGAGAGCCTGTGGGGTCTGGCCAAGCATTACAAGGTCAAAGTGGACGACATACGCCGGTGGAACAACTTGCGTGGTAGCGATATCCACGCCGGCAGCCGCCTGGTGATCATCTTATCGGAGGAAGGATGA
- a CDS encoding adenylate/guanylate cyclase domain-containing protein, which translates to MTPAATPSPAPARGALGHKSAPRARRWWIAALLAFLLACLLRLADTQLFGLEARSLDLRFQLRGPRPVDHSPLVLVTVDNRSYKDLNQRWPFPRGHFARALRNLKRLGVDLIVLDIQFTEEAAGDEAGLAELAAAVRDCAPVILSGEMVYERSGYQRLDRPLPVLLEAGQPWALVNDLIDPDGVSRLYPLFLPAPLGGEALPSLGARLLLSLDSLAGRGDGAPFGARRGKRLVLGAHQPLLEPGWANAIRINFYGPGGTWTHYSFSDILDDADFTLADPDQDTDYVESLADTALYRALWGDDPHPFLGRVALVGVSATDLHDNKRTPFFNFQGQRRLVPGVEVHAHAVQTMLDGAWVRNPLPGWWAALPLGLLALAAAWVTGRMGPLRGLLALVALGVAWLAAGQWAFARHDLWLETVAPLSSLAAAWMTGVLLQFLQARRERAQIRGMFAQYVPEAVVAELIRNPDKLVLGGEEREMSALFSDVEGFTSISEHLTPTQLVELLNEYLTEMTQCVTDEGGIIDKYEGDAIIAEFGAPLPCADHAQRAARAALAMQERLAGLRRDWALRGKPQLKARVGINSGLMVVGNMGSRQIFDYTAMGDAMNLASRLEGVNKFYGSAILLSGESWARLERAFLGRCLDAIRVKGRREPVQLWELIARADDARAATHLESIGRWDAARAHYLARDFAAAAAAFEALAATDAEDGPARVLAARSRAFAADPPSADWDGVQTMLDK; encoded by the coding sequence ATGACGCCCGCCGCGACGCCCAGCCCGGCCCCCGCCCGTGGTGCGCTGGGGCACAAGAGCGCGCCACGCGCCCGGCGCTGGTGGATCGCCGCCCTGCTGGCCTTCCTGCTCGCCTGCCTGCTCCGCCTGGCGGACACGCAGCTCTTCGGCCTGGAGGCGCGCAGCCTCGACCTGCGCTTCCAGCTGCGCGGACCCCGCCCCGTCGACCACAGCCCACTGGTGCTGGTCACGGTGGACAACCGCAGCTACAAGGATCTCAACCAGCGCTGGCCCTTTCCCCGCGGCCATTTCGCCCGTGCCCTGCGCAATCTGAAGCGCCTGGGCGTAGACCTCATCGTGCTCGACATCCAGTTCACGGAGGAGGCGGCGGGCGACGAGGCCGGCCTGGCCGAGCTGGCCGCCGCCGTGCGCGACTGCGCCCCGGTCATCCTTTCCGGCGAGATGGTCTACGAGCGCAGCGGTTACCAGCGCCTGGACCGGCCACTGCCTGTATTGCTGGAGGCGGGCCAGCCCTGGGCCCTGGTCAATGACCTGATCGACCCGGACGGCGTCAGCCGCCTCTACCCGCTCTTCCTGCCGGCGCCGCTGGGCGGAGAGGCCCTGCCCAGCCTGGGCGCCCGCCTGCTGCTCAGCCTGGACTCGCTGGCCGGCCGCGGGGACGGCGCGCCCTTCGGCGCCCGGCGGGGCAAGCGGCTCGTGCTGGGCGCCCATCAGCCGCTGCTCGAGCCGGGTTGGGCCAACGCCATCCGCATCAATTTCTATGGGCCGGGCGGCACCTGGACCCACTACTCCTTCTCCGACATCCTGGACGACGCCGACTTCACCCTGGCCGATCCCGACCAGGACACGGACTACGTGGAGAGCCTGGCCGACACCGCGCTCTACCGCGCGCTGTGGGGCGACGATCCACATCCCTTCCTGGGGAGAGTGGCCTTGGTCGGGGTCAGCGCCACCGATCTCCACGACAACAAGCGCACGCCCTTCTTCAACTTCCAGGGCCAGCGCCGCCTGGTGCCGGGGGTGGAGGTGCACGCCCACGCCGTGCAGACCATGCTGGACGGCGCCTGGGTGCGCAATCCCCTGCCCGGCTGGTGGGCCGCCCTGCCCCTGGGCCTGCTCGCCCTGGCCGCCGCCTGGGTCACCGGGCGGATGGGTCCCCTGCGCGGCCTGCTCGCCCTGGTGGCGCTGGGAGTGGCCTGGCTGGCCGCCGGCCAGTGGGCCTTCGCCCGGCACGATCTCTGGCTGGAGACGGTGGCTCCCCTGTCGTCCCTGGCGGCGGCCTGGATGACGGGCGTTCTGCTGCAGTTCCTCCAGGCCCGGCGCGAGCGGGCCCAGATCCGCGGCATGTTCGCCCAGTATGTGCCGGAGGCGGTGGTGGCGGAGTTGATCCGCAACCCTGACAAGCTGGTGTTGGGGGGCGAGGAGCGCGAGATGAGCGCGCTCTTCTCGGACGTGGAGGGCTTCACCTCCATCTCGGAGCATTTGACGCCCACCCAGTTGGTGGAGCTGCTCAACGAGTACCTGACGGAGATGACACAGTGCGTCACGGACGAGGGCGGCATCATCGACAAGTATGAGGGCGACGCCATCATCGCCGAGTTCGGCGCGCCCCTGCCCTGCGCCGACCATGCCCAGCGCGCCGCGCGGGCGGCCTTGGCCATGCAGGAGCGGTTGGCCGGCCTGCGCCGGGACTGGGCCTTGCGCGGCAAGCCGCAGCTGAAGGCGCGGGTGGGCATCAACTCGGGCCTGATGGTCGTGGGCAACATGGGCAGCCGCCAGATCTTCGACTACACGGCGATGGGGGACGCCATGAACCTGGCCAGCCGCCTGGAGGGCGTCAACAAGTTCTACGGCAGCGCCATCCTTTTGTCGGGGGAGAGTTGGGCGCGGCTTGAGAGGGCCTTCCTGGGCCGCTGCCTGGACGCCATCCGTGTCAAGGGGCGGCGCGAGCCGGTCCAATTGTGGGAGCTGATCGCCCGCGCCGATGATGCGCGGGCCGCCACGCACCTGGAGAGCATCGGACGCTGGGACGCCGCCCGCGCCCACTACCTGGCCCGCGACTTCGCCGCCGCCGCCGCCGCCTTCGAGGCCCTGGCCGCCACCGATGCGGAGGACGGCCCCGCCCGCGTCCTGGCCGCCCGCAGCCGCGCCTTTGCCGCCGATCCTCCCTCCGCCGACTGGGACGGCGTGCAGACCATGCTGGACAAATGA
- a CDS encoding HU family DNA-binding protein: MNREALVEAVTAACGLSREEVKVVLEQFLGTISDELCKGGRVELRGFGVFSIQERRPRPARNPRSGETVWLEERRVASFKPAQKLKQRIQDSQSQA, translated from the coding sequence ATGAATCGTGAAGCCCTGGTCGAGGCGGTGACCGCCGCCTGCGGACTGTCCCGGGAGGAAGTCAAGGTTGTCCTGGAACAGTTCCTTGGCACAATTTCGGACGAACTGTGCAAGGGCGGGAGAGTCGAGCTGCGCGGCTTCGGCGTCTTCAGCATCCAGGAGCGGCGTCCCCGCCCGGCCCGCAACCCCCGCTCGGGAGAGACGGTCTGGCTGGAGGAGCGTCGCGTGGCCAGCTTCAAACCGGCCCAGAAGCTCAAACAACGCATTCAGGATAGTCAAAGCCAGGCATAG
- a CDS encoding sigma-54 dependent transcriptional regulator: MSETMGGRSVLVVDDEKLIRELLEEGLGRLGYKVRCAPGGREALAHLEQEPSEVVLTDIKMDGMDGYEFLEELRRRLPEQMVIMMTAFGSVDSAIRAIKLGAFDYIQKPCMVAEVDHRLRKAFEHRDLIQETRMLRGRLEGREEFGKIVARNAAMKQIFDTIRTVAPSGSTVLIQGENGTGKELVARALHHYSNRADKKFVAKNCAAIPDALLESELFGHVKGAFTGSVGDRKGIFEEADGGTLFLDEISEMPLNLQSKLLRVVQEGVLNRVGSNEDISVDVRLISSTNRDIKTEVQEGRFRRDLYYRLNVIPILLPPLRERVDDIPLLAEHFLRKYAQRMNRHIVGIDESGMRALMSRRWEGNVRELENTIERAVVMATTPILDAGSFKPLDQLTEEGADFELPLADLTVHEMEKRLILATLKRYGNNRTRTAEVLDISIRTLRNKLNEYRAADPGLSAIIDKGAPDVE; the protein is encoded by the coding sequence ATGAGCGAGACAATGGGCGGCCGCAGCGTGCTGGTCGTGGACGACGAGAAGCTGATCCGCGAACTGCTGGAGGAGGGTCTGGGGCGGCTGGGCTACAAGGTGCGCTGCGCCCCGGGCGGCCGCGAGGCCCTGGCCCATCTGGAGCAGGAGCCCTCCGAGGTCGTCCTCACCGACATCAAGATGGACGGGATGGACGGCTACGAGTTCCTGGAGGAGCTGCGTCGCCGCCTGCCGGAGCAGATGGTGATCATGATGACGGCCTTCGGCAGCGTGGACAGCGCCATCCGCGCCATCAAGCTGGGCGCCTTCGACTACATCCAGAAGCCGTGCATGGTGGCGGAGGTGGACCACCGGTTGCGCAAGGCTTTCGAGCATCGCGACCTGATCCAGGAGACGCGCATGTTGCGCGGACGGCTGGAGGGGCGCGAGGAGTTCGGCAAGATCGTCGCCCGCAACGCCGCCATGAAGCAGATCTTCGACACGATCCGAACCGTCGCGCCCAGTGGCTCCACCGTCCTCATCCAGGGCGAGAACGGCACGGGCAAGGAGCTGGTGGCCCGCGCCCTGCACCACTACAGCAACCGCGCCGACAAGAAGTTCGTGGCCAAGAACTGCGCCGCCATCCCCGACGCCCTGCTGGAAAGCGAGCTTTTCGGCCACGTCAAGGGGGCCTTCACCGGATCGGTGGGGGACCGCAAGGGCATCTTCGAGGAGGCCGACGGCGGAACCCTCTTCCTGGACGAGATCTCGGAAATGCCGCTCAACCTGCAGAGCAAGCTGCTCCGGGTCGTGCAGGAGGGCGTGCTCAACCGGGTGGGCTCCAACGAGGACATCAGCGTCGACGTGCGCCTGATCAGCTCCACCAACCGGGACATCAAGACGGAAGTGCAGGAGGGGCGCTTCCGCCGCGACCTCTACTACCGCCTCAACGTCATCCCCATCCTGCTGCCGCCCCTGCGGGAGCGGGTGGACGACATCCCCCTGCTCGCCGAGCACTTCCTGCGCAAGTACGCCCAGCGCATGAACCGCCACATCGTCGGCATCGATGAAAGCGGGATGCGCGCCCTCATGTCGCGTCGCTGGGAGGGCAACGTGCGGGAGCTGGAGAACACCATCGAGCGCGCCGTGGTGATGGCCACGACCCCCATCCTCGACGCCGGCAGCTTCAAGCCCCTCGATCAACTGACCGAGGAAGGCGCCGACTTCGAGCTGCCCCTGGCCGACCTGACCGTCCACGAGATGGAGAAGCGGCTCATCCTGGCCACCCTCAAGCGCTATGGCAACAACCGGACACGCACGGCGGAGGTGCTGGACATCAGCATCCGCACCCTGCGCAACAAGCTGAACGAGTACCGCGCCGCCGATCCCGGCCTTTCGGCGATCATCGACAAAGGGGCGCCGGACGTGGAATGA
- a CDS encoding lysophospholipid acyltransferase family protein, which produces MMRALLLAWLRRRSYRTVIVLGAVVGFVWSWLLPFRRRLILENLALAFPASTPAWRERVRRDCLRHFATMGFELLWLPRMDAAWRERHIRFRDPALPARLLAKGKGLIGVGGHFGNWEVMGIAVAGLGVPVSYIVKRIHDPWLDDEVNRARQGHGIEIVFTREASRGVLRHFRRGRLVAFLSDQDARGHGVFVPFFGRPASTPRGAAVYALRLGVPLMFVSCQRRSAGGFEVELVDVPVEPDWTLCDEHVAALTARYTLLLEERIRAHPAQWFWMHRRWKTQPDAMDMGKSAI; this is translated from the coding sequence ATGATGCGCGCCCTGCTTCTGGCTTGGTTGCGCCGCCGATCCTACCGGACCGTGATCGTCCTGGGGGCGGTCGTCGGCTTCGTCTGGAGCTGGCTGCTGCCCTTCCGCCGCCGCCTCATCCTGGAGAACCTGGCCCTGGCCTTCCCCGCCTCGACGCCAGCCTGGCGGGAGCGCGTGCGGCGGGACTGCCTGCGCCATTTCGCCACAATGGGCTTCGAGCTGCTTTGGCTGCCCCGCATGGACGCCGCCTGGCGCGAGCGTCACATCCGCTTCCGCGACCCCGCCCTGCCCGCCCGACTGCTGGCCAAGGGCAAGGGCCTGATCGGCGTGGGCGGCCATTTCGGGAACTGGGAGGTGATGGGCATCGCCGTGGCCGGGCTGGGCGTGCCCGTCAGCTACATCGTCAAGCGCATCCACGACCCCTGGCTGGACGACGAGGTGAACCGGGCGCGGCAGGGGCACGGAATCGAGATCGTCTTCACGCGGGAGGCTTCCCGCGGCGTGCTGCGGCACTTCCGGCGCGGCCGCCTCGTCGCTTTCCTGTCCGACCAGGATGCCCGCGGCCACGGGGTCTTCGTGCCCTTCTTCGGCCGCCCGGCCTCCACGCCCCGCGGCGCCGCCGTCTATGCCCTGCGCCTGGGCGTGCCGCTCATGTTCGTCTCCTGCCAGCGCCGGTCCGCCGGCGGATTCGAGGTGGAGTTAGTGGACGTGCCGGTCGAGCCGGACTGGACCCTGTGCGACGAGCATGTGGCCGCGCTCACCGCGCGCTACACCCTATTATTAGAGGAGAGGATCCGGGCCCACCCCGCCCAGTGGTTCTGGATGCATCGTCGCTGGAAGACGCAACCGGATGCCATGGACATGGGAAAATCAGCGATTTAA
- a CDS encoding cystathionine gamma-synthase family protein, whose amino-acid sequence MSMHRHSARTGRPFAPETLMMGYGYDPFLSEGSVKPPVFLTSTFVFRNAEEGKRYFQWAYGLKERDPACDPAMGLIYSRLNNPDLEILENRLATWEQAEMCLAFSSGMSAITTTILALVEPGQEIISTNPVYGGTDFFFEHLCQRWNIRVHRVCAGTDAPREVERILRERAGRIRLVYIETPSNPTISMTDIDALRQVIQTAGQPPADSEILLMVDNTFLGPIFQQPLTKGADLSVYSATKFIGGHSDLVAGAVMGASRLLKPVSMHRTILGTMADPFTSWLLMRSLETLAIRMRRQEESAVRLAAMLKAHPAVERVYYPGQLDEVQNAIWRRQCSGSGSLIAFDVKGGEEEAFRVLDQVEICKLAVSLGGTECLIEHPATMTHADLDEETRRLAGIHPSMIRVSVGLEHYEDVEADLRGALDVLL is encoded by the coding sequence ATGAGCATGCACCGCCACTCTGCCCGCACCGGCCGGCCCTTCGCGCCGGAGACCCTGATGATGGGCTATGGATACGATCCCTTCCTTTCGGAGGGTTCGGTCAAGCCGCCCGTTTTTCTCACCAGCACCTTCGTCTTCCGCAATGCGGAGGAAGGCAAGCGCTATTTCCAGTGGGCCTACGGCCTGAAAGAGCGGGATCCCGCCTGCGACCCCGCCATGGGCCTCATCTATTCGCGCCTCAACAACCCGGATCTCGAGATCCTGGAAAACCGCCTGGCGACCTGGGAGCAGGCCGAGATGTGCCTGGCCTTCAGCAGCGGCATGTCCGCCATCACCACCACCATCCTTGCGCTGGTGGAACCGGGCCAGGAGATCATCAGCACCAATCCCGTCTACGGCGGCACCGACTTCTTCTTCGAGCATCTCTGTCAGCGCTGGAACATCCGCGTCCACCGCGTCTGCGCCGGCACCGACGCCCCGCGCGAGGTGGAGCGCATCCTGCGCGAGCGGGCCGGCCGCATCCGGCTCGTCTACATCGAGACGCCCTCCAACCCCACCATCTCCATGACCGACATCGACGCCCTGCGCCAGGTGATCCAGACGGCCGGCCAACCGCCCGCCGACTCCGAGATTCTCCTGATGGTGGACAACACCTTTCTGGGGCCGATCTTCCAGCAGCCCTTGACCAAGGGCGCCGACCTGAGCGTCTACAGCGCCACCAAGTTCATTGGCGGACACAGCGACCTGGTGGCCGGGGCCGTCATGGGCGCCAGCCGCCTGTTGAAGCCCGTCTCCATGCACCGGACGATCCTGGGCACCATGGCCGACCCCTTCACCAGCTGGCTGCTGATGCGCAGCCTGGAGACCCTTGCCATCCGCATGCGGCGGCAGGAGGAGAGCGCCGTGCGGCTGGCCGCCATGCTGAAGGCCCACCCTGCCGTGGAGCGCGTCTACTATCCGGGCCAGCTGGACGAGGTGCAGAACGCCATCTGGCGCCGCCAGTGCAGCGGGTCGGGCAGCCTCATCGCATTTGACGTGAAGGGCGGCGAGGAGGAGGCCTTCCGCGTCCTCGACCAGGTGGAGATCTGCAAGCTGGCGGTCAGTCTGGGCGGCACTGAGTGTCTGATCGAGCATCCGGCGACAATGACCCATGCCGATCTGGACGAGGAGACGCGCCGGCTGGCCGGAATCCACCCCTCCATGATCCGCGTGTCCGTTGGACTTGAACACTACGAGGATGTGGAGGCCGATCTGCGGGGCGCCCTCGACGTCCTCCTGTAG
- a CDS encoding ATP-binding protein, with amino-acid sequence MTGNDLHPGGAPAHLPSADEERRTPDRQALELRLEELGRELEIKDRLLTGNLLQMERLAGKLRQILASMSSAVLMIELDGYLSEANPKARLLLDIQDDLPLLASAVLPEPLQNIVDEVVGEGRHVSLDALNLEGSRGVQCLRVDCRLVRDDVGNPIGVLQILDDQTHLIHMERRLEHSRTLAALGEMAASVAHELRNPLGGIGGFAALLKETLPPGGDAHRYVLKIIEGVNGLNKVATNLLAYTRPVDPRLQVLDLRSLLREVLSFIQIEVEQEHMPIELEIDLGQHELPVRMDPELMRQCFLNLLKNAAQCFEGGPGRMGCRVIPPEEPYNLERVTVEVWDKGPGIPDSLHAKLFNPFFTTRAKGTGLGLAIVRKNVELHGGEVSLQSRPGEGACFSVRLPLSREL; translated from the coding sequence CTGCCGTCGGCCGACGAGGAGCGGCGCACACCGGATCGCCAGGCGCTGGAGCTGCGCCTGGAGGAACTGGGCCGCGAGCTGGAGATCAAGGACCGCCTGCTCACCGGAAACCTCCTGCAGATGGAGCGCCTGGCCGGCAAGCTGCGGCAGATCCTCGCATCCATGTCCAGCGCCGTCCTCATGATCGAGCTGGACGGCTACCTGAGCGAGGCCAACCCCAAGGCCCGCCTCCTGCTGGACATCCAGGACGATCTGCCCCTGCTCGCCTCCGCCGTGCTGCCCGAACCCTTGCAGAACATCGTCGACGAGGTGGTGGGCGAGGGGCGGCACGTCAGCCTGGACGCCCTCAACCTGGAGGGGTCGCGCGGCGTGCAGTGCCTGCGGGTTGACTGCCGCCTGGTGCGCGACGACGTGGGCAATCCCATCGGCGTGCTGCAGATCCTGGACGATCAGACGCACCTCATCCACATGGAGCGCCGCCTGGAGCACAGCCGAACGCTGGCCGCCCTGGGGGAGATGGCGGCCAGCGTGGCCCACGAGCTGCGCAATCCGCTGGGCGGCATCGGCGGATTCGCCGCCCTGCTCAAGGAGACCCTGCCCCCCGGCGGCGACGCCCACCGCTATGTGCTCAAGATCATCGAGGGGGTCAACGGCCTCAACAAGGTCGCCACCAACCTGCTGGCCTACACGCGGCCGGTGGATCCCCGCCTCCAGGTGCTGGACCTGCGCAGCCTGCTCCGGGAGGTGCTCTCCTTCATTCAGATCGAGGTGGAGCAGGAGCACATGCCCATCGAGCTGGAGATCGATCTGGGCCAGCACGAACTGCCCGTGCGCATGGATCCGGAGCTGATGCGGCAGTGCTTTCTCAACCTGCTCAAGAATGCGGCGCAGTGCTTTGAGGGAGGGCCTGGGCGGATGGGGTGCCGGGTCATCCCGCCGGAGGAGCCCTACAACCTGGAGCGCGTCACGGTGGAGGTCTGGGACAAAGGTCCGGGCATCCCGGATTCCCTCCACGCCAAGCTGTTCAACCCCTTTTTCACCACCCGGGCCAAGGGCACGGGACTGGGACTGGCCATCGTGCGCAAGAACGTGGAGCTGCATGGCGGCGAGGTGTCGCTGCAGTCGCGGCCGGGGGAAGGCGCCTGTTTCAGCGTGCGCCTGCCTCTTTCGCGGGAGCTTTGA